The Phycisphaeraceae bacterium genome has a window encoding:
- the ispH gene encoding 4-hydroxy-3-methylbut-2-enyl diphosphate reductase, whose translation MRIILANPRGFCAGVYMAVDVVDQLLDICEGEPIYVFHEIVHNRHVVERFRSRGVRFVDSVEDIPEGAICVFSAHGVSPQVRQTATERRLQVVDATCPLVTKVHAEAIRYSRKGYQILLVGHADHQEVIGTRGEAPDAIQVVESPDDIPALSIRDPERLVYLTQTTLSMDDAMKIIGALRQAFPAIKEPPSEDICYATTNRQTAVRRIAPDCDLVLVVGSRNSSNSQRLAEIARNIGTPAHLIDDRSELDPSWFLGVNTVLVTAGASAPEDLVHDLILHLVRDYGGEIEQHDIYHERVEFGLPGTLKEFMRRHGVDPAERRIYRDDAESIDRFLDGHGIAHRTVDLTVGVTS comes from the coding sequence GTGCGCATCATTCTCGCCAACCCCCGCGGATTCTGTGCCGGCGTCTACATGGCCGTGGACGTGGTCGATCAACTGCTCGATATCTGCGAGGGTGAGCCGATCTACGTCTTTCACGAGATCGTCCACAACCGCCACGTGGTCGAGCGGTTCCGCTCGCGCGGCGTGCGATTCGTGGACTCGGTGGAGGACATCCCCGAAGGCGCCATCTGCGTGTTCAGCGCCCACGGCGTCAGCCCGCAGGTGCGGCAGACCGCGACGGAACGCCGACTCCAGGTGGTCGACGCCACCTGTCCGCTGGTGACCAAGGTTCACGCGGAGGCCATCCGCTACTCACGCAAGGGATATCAGATTCTCCTCGTCGGCCACGCGGATCATCAGGAAGTCATCGGCACGCGGGGCGAGGCGCCGGACGCCATTCAGGTGGTCGAGTCACCGGACGACATCCCGGCGCTCTCCATCCGCGATCCCGAGCGGCTGGTCTATCTCACGCAGACCACGCTCAGCATGGACGACGCCATGAAGATCATCGGGGCGCTCAGACAGGCGTTTCCCGCGATCAAGGAGCCCCCCAGCGAGGATATCTGCTACGCCACCACCAACCGCCAGACCGCGGTGCGTCGGATCGCCCCGGACTGCGACCTGGTGCTCGTGGTGGGCAGCCGCAACAGCTCCAACTCGCAGCGACTGGCGGAAATCGCCCGCAACATCGGCACGCCGGCGCACCTGATTGACGATCGCAGCGAACTCGATCCGTCGTGGTTCCTCGGCGTGAACACGGTGCTGGTGACCGCCGGCGCCAGCGCCCCGGAGGATCTCGTGCATGACCTCATTCTGCACCTGGTGCGCGACTACGGCGGCGAAATCGAGCAGCACGACATCTACCACGAGCGCGTCGAGTTCGGTCTGCCCGGCACGCTCAAGGAATTCATGCGACGGCACGGCGTCGACCCCGCCGAACGCCGCATCTACCGCGACGACGCGGAGTCAATCGACCGATTTCTCGATGGCCACGGCATCGCGCACCGAACCGTGGACCTGACGGTGGGCGTGACCAGCTGA
- the rlmN gene encoding 23S rRNA (adenine(2503)-C(2))-methyltransferase RlmN — MIHFFDLTPTTLQQVGAELRMPRYAAAQVLSWVYERRTPDFEAMSDLSKLHRQALTERIVFFRGVERVRQCASDGTQKLLLAWRPLNDATNLTLPVVGSGGGGEGSNKETECVMIPAEDRRTACISSQVGCPVGCAFCASGLGGVEGNLTAGQIVEQVYRLGMLPDVRRITNVVFMGMGEPLANFAAVTDAIRTLNALWGLGISARRITVSTVGLPAAIRKLVQFEIPVTLALSLHAPNDDLRRTLIPWASYTTIDELIDACDEYFEKTGREITLEYILLRGVNDRPEHARELAQVAKRLRSNVNLIRYNEVKGLPFERPSTEDVHAFQSILRERQVNVHIRASRGRDIAAACGQLRHERRAAEAGQR; from the coding sequence ATGATCCACTTCTTCGACCTCACCCCGACGACCTTGCAGCAGGTGGGCGCCGAGCTCCGGATGCCCCGGTATGCCGCGGCGCAGGTGCTGTCGTGGGTGTACGAGCGGCGCACGCCTGACTTCGAGGCGATGAGCGACCTGTCGAAGCTGCATCGGCAGGCGCTCACGGAGCGGATCGTCTTCTTCCGGGGCGTGGAGCGGGTCCGACAGTGCGCCAGCGACGGCACCCAGAAGCTGCTGCTGGCGTGGCGGCCGCTGAACGACGCCACGAACCTCACCCTTCCCGTGGTCGGATCGGGCGGCGGCGGCGAGGGGAGCAACAAGGAAACCGAGTGCGTGATGATCCCCGCCGAGGATCGACGAACCGCGTGCATCTCGAGCCAGGTGGGCTGCCCGGTGGGCTGCGCCTTCTGCGCCTCGGGGCTGGGCGGGGTGGAGGGCAACCTGACCGCCGGGCAGATCGTGGAGCAGGTCTACCGGCTGGGCATGCTGCCGGACGTGCGTCGCATCACCAACGTCGTCTTCATGGGCATGGGCGAGCCGCTGGCCAACTTCGCCGCAGTCACGGACGCCATCCGCACGCTCAACGCCCTGTGGGGACTGGGCATCAGCGCCCGGCGCATCACGGTGTCCACCGTGGGCCTGCCCGCCGCCATTCGCAAACTGGTGCAGTTCGAGATTCCCGTCACGCTGGCGCTCTCTCTTCACGCGCCGAACGACGATCTGCGGCGAACGCTCATCCCGTGGGCCAGCTACACCACGATCGACGAGTTGATCGACGCGTGCGACGAGTACTTCGAGAAGACGGGGCGCGAGATCACGCTTGAATACATCCTGCTGCGCGGCGTCAATGACCGCCCCGAGCACGCCCGCGAGCTGGCTCAGGTCGCCAAGCGGCTTCGCTCCAACGTCAACCTGATCCGCTACAACGAAGTGAAGGGTCTGCCGTTCGAACGACCCTCCACCGAGGATGTCCACGCGTTCCAGTCGATTCTGCGGGAACGCCAGGTCAACGTGCATATCCGCGCCAGCCGGGGACGGGACATCGCCGCCGCGTGCGGGCAGTTGCGCCATGAGCGCCGCGCCGCAGAGGCGGGTCAACGCTGA